From the Trifolium pratense cultivar HEN17-A07 linkage group LG4, ARS_RC_1.1, whole genome shotgun sequence genome, the window TCGTGAATGAATGCATATGTTGATGAGAAAAGGAAAACGcgaaacaaacattttttttatgttactttAGCAAGCTTAAGAAACCGTTTGGTAAACCAAAATTTAAAGTACCTTGCAGCCACTTGATGCTGTGAAAAAGGCAGGAAACTCGTTGGTCTTGTAAGCAGCAACAAAAACTCCTTGCGTTTCCTATTCAAGATCAAAACTATGAATATAAGCTCGATTCATAAAGCATGCCAAATTATTTCAGTAATATTATCAAAAAGGAATTTGATACCAGATATTCAAGGGTCCTGGGAATATCCAATATTGACTTCACACCAGCACATATAACGGCTATTGGTGTTCTTCCAAGCGCAGTTATATCTGAAGATATATCCATAGCTGcccaaagaaaaataaaaatgatatgcttGATTAAAATACTAGTCTTATTTCTGGaaatgcttataaaaaataaaataaaaaatcattatcaATTCTAAAATACTAGTCTTATCTTGCAAACTATTGTCCTACcaaggaaaaaataaaaggtaaaatatGCAAAGGTTGATTCATCTGGTCCCAAAATTTAGACTAGAAACCGTTGCATCATAGTAGATTTGTCAGCATTCATTATGAAAACCAATTGTTTCTATCATTAAGATATAGGAGTTTAACGTACTCGATTCCCCGTGCCTGTGCACTCCTCCAATCCCACCAGTCACAAAGACATTGATACCAACCTgcagaaaattttaaaatttcgagGCAGTGAAACCAAAGTGGCACGATACACGGACTGGCCATGAAACAGATAATGTTAAGACTTAAGAGACTATGAACACAGTGTATGAGAAAATTACCTTAGAAGCCAAAAACATTGTAGCAGAAACAGTAGTAGCACCATTTCCACCTCTAGCCACCTAAAATCAACATAGATAATTGTGTGAAATCATATTGAAAAACAATGAAGGTGCACAGTCGTTATTGGTAACATAAGTGTACCAAACTTTTCTGTCAATAATATTGCATTAACATGGAAACTTCACTTCCGAAGGTTAATTTGATGTTTAACATTCAtttaacaaaactgaaaaatgCATATAGAGAATAACAAATTAGACAACCTGTCATGCAAAATTTAGCTCATGAAAACTGAAAAGTATCAATTTTatagtttctaaattttttatagtttcTAAATTTAAAATCTGAGACCATTAGTTTGCTTAAGATTCAAGAACGCGATCTCAAATTCTTACAAGAACCcacaatatttgtttaattCAATTTATCAGCGAAACATCAGCTGCAAAAACTAGCAAAAGGATTATGAAAACTTCTATCTTACCAACAGTGAAGTTGGCATCATTGAAGGCAAAATAAGTGAGTAGGTGTAAgcaaataaactttttttttttttgacaaaataaactACTTATCTAATGCCAGAACGAACTTTTGATTCTATACATTATTCTTTTAACTAAAACCTATTCGATAAgctttattttgttaattttggaCCCTTTACGATGAAAATGTATTCTGAATATCTGCAGCATCTTTTCTTAACATACTGTAGTAGATATAAGTCTTCAATGGGATAGAATTTGAATACATTCTTTCTAATAGTGAACTACGAAAAGTACATCTTTTCACTTTTTTGTTTAGAATACCCGGAAGACTCTAATATATGGAAGGACATTCATATCGACATATACAAACATAAATAAGCTCCAAGGTGATACCAAAAGCACTCACAACATATGCTATATCCCTTCGAGCTGTTTTCTGAGCTTTGGTTCCCAAAGTAGCTAACCTTTCAAGTTCTTCCGCACTTAGACCTATTCAATAAAACGAGCAAACAAcagaatttttttcaaattcaaacagAAAGATACAACAAAATTTGCAATCATTGTAGCAGCAAAGTCAACATGGGATGAAAAACTCTTCAGTTTGTCTTATAGACTTTGTGGATACATGACGTGTGTGCTTGTATAGCTTCTTTTTCAGTCACTTTGCAGGACTGTTGCAAGCACCCATTTCAAATCCAACATCAATATGTACAAATGAAGCGAACAAAGAGTATCGACATCATACTCTATATCCACAAAAATAACTTTCACAAGTAGTTAAGTGCATGCACTCCATCATTCTCTTAGATCAAATGACTTGCTCTTAAAATGAATGGTAAAATCATGAAATAGTAATGAAATGCACATACTAGACAAAGATGATGATAAATACCTATGCAAGGCACGCCGTCCAAAATTGCAATAGTTGCAGGAACTGCACCATTCTCTCTCACAATACTTTCAACCTCTTTTGCCGTTCGCAAATTTTGAGGATACGGCATCCCTAAAAACAAGAGCATAGTCCAAATACTAAGCTCTACGTGTCAGACATGAAAAggaaatacaaaaaatcatatgaaaaaatatagaaaaccATGTGAAATAATGGTAGATTCCAGAGCAACAACTGCACGCCCTAGTGATAACGCTTCAGAAACCTCTGAAGCTACCTTCACGTTGATTGATGCACCAGCAGGATTGACTCCGGTAGGCTGCATATCAAACTCATATTACACTTTgcatataaattatgttttcaACCTTTCACTACAACGAGACACGAATGAATGTAAGGGTTTTAGAAAGGGAACAACCAAACTTAtaagttcataaaaaatttgagtCAAACGCTAAAGACAGTTATGTGAGAAATTCATACTCTGTACCTTGTTGACTGTGTCAGCTGAATCCAAGTGTCTTCGAAGATTGGTTATCCTCAAGGCTGCTGAAGATGCCATAACCACCTGCTGAAGAAAGGGAATAAAAAAAACTGATAAGttcatagaatttttttttgcctttaacaGTGACAAAATTTCACAcgttttttttcattcttttctcaCTTCAAAGCAATCTGGCACAGAATCTATTGGGAAAAACCCAAGTCCCACATAGAGTAAAGATAGAATCTGAAATGAGTTTATAAACAGAGGCACGGCACCCCACACCTTGCAAGCTGATTTTGTAAAgagttagacccaatataaAAAACCTAATAGAATCTTTACTGATATTCGAGTGTTACCGATTGGCGATTGCGGATTGCAGACCATGGCCGATAGCCAAAATTCAGCCATTTTGAGCCACCATCCCTACAAAAAATATGCCCCCGCAATTCGCCATGCCCGGTATTTGATAACATTGATCTATTCTACCAAAATTCTTCTCCCCTAATGACACCTGATAAAATTTCACATCTAAATCTGTGCAATCTTCACAAAATCTTctgctatttatttttttgcataagTGCAATCTCAAATCATCTTTACTAGTTTTCTATATTATCCCTTCCAATTGTTTCCATTTCATATCACCAACGAAATACTCCCTCCAACcacaattataagtaaaaattcacttttcagattcatttaataattgatgtatctggccTATAAAATAGATATATCGATTATTcgataacttttgcttataattgtgaccggagggagtatcaattATATAGCACCAACACTCTTTGTGTTCGTAACATTCAATCGCTTCCATTTTTTGAAATTATGTGTACAGTATTTGTGTATGTATCAATGATTCATAGAGTATCAAACACTGGTTAGTTATAATAATAGAAAACTAATAAAGTATTTAAAATTAGAAGCAACGACTTACCGACTTACAGATAGAGATGAGAGTGGCTCGAAGAAAACCGTGGGAACGGAAAGGAAGGAGGGAACTACAGAATCTGAACAGTGTGATCGCCTACTTCAGCTACTTTTTCTActatttttcaaacaaaaacttatgctttttttttatgtagAAAAATTATGgcttaataatatattttttttgttatgttgcttcaaaaaatatatatattttgttatgttattttttttaaaaaaaaatttatcatgtagtttaatagttaaaaatttcacccttaaagtATATAAATGGGATGATTGAGGTTCAAACTCCGActtcctacatatataatgcaatgttatGTCAACTCACATAAttgtataaataaaaatgttattagatttttaaattaaaaaaattattttgtattgattttccaaaattatttttcacttAAAAATTTTGTTAAACAATTACACTAAAAGgtatttgatttattaattttatagaaatttttGTAGAATTTTAAGTATTTAGTAATttccttgtaaaaaaaaagtatttagtAATTTTGGTCTTACATCatctttttaaaatagattatttCTTAGTAAATATTCTAGTAACACGGAGTTTTAATGGATGGATGAGATTTGATGGAGTTTTGTTGGGTATGTATCCTCTAATCATTTAATATTATGTGATTTtttacatttaataattttaatgtatatttaatttttgaataaattatttctACCGGTATTCtgtaaaaaacttttaaaagaacAAAGgtcatgatatatatatatatatatatatatatatattttatgagaGAGAATCCTCTCTAGTCAAATTATTATATGGTGAAATATAAGtctttaatttgaaaataaaaaatttaagaaaaatgagGATATATTTTTTAAGGGTGTAGATGTTCATTGCTCAGTTTGCAGTGAAATCTACAACCGagagaactttttttttttgttgtagttAAATGGCAAGAAATTCAACCTTcgaggtgaataagtgaagtgttgtctacgttcgaaccccggctcctacatatataatacgaCGTCTCTACAAACTGAGTTTCTCTCGTTTTTTTATGTAGTTgaatttaaattacaaaatagaTGTGACGCATTTGACATTACATATATTTATTGTCATTTctcactcttttttatttttttttgcaaacatTTTAGAAATACGCATTTAATAGAACACCATATTtcatatcaaaattttgatgttcAAAGATCTTATGTGATAACTTCATGATAATTTGACCAAAATTTTATAGTAACTTCATTGAAGGTATTGGAGAaatattgcaattttttttgtcaaatagtctatTGACTAGATTGATACACTATAAATGTGAAGAAATGGAGAATCTGAGATTTAAATCTCTGCTCCACCAATAATGCTCATGTATTTATCAACTGAGCTACGGAGAACAATATTGCAAATTTTTTACTTTAGGGTAGCAAACTTTTAAACATAAAAGTGCATTCCAAAAGTAAACTTTCATAacacttcaaaaattattaacattTGAAACACATGTTTGTTCCAGAAATTAATTGAGACATATTGATACAGTCCAAATGTATACTTcccaaaaaatatattgacaaaataaataaattttagttaaTGGTGAGAATATTAAGAAAAACAGGAGGGTGCATATTGCAACTCCCTTTCAAAATTTTGACCTCGAATCTAAAAAAACTATGGCGGGAGACCTGTCGTGGACTAGGTCGTAGACTAGGTCATAGACCTTTGTGAGTAGTCCAGTCTATTTTCACCCCTAAATCTCAGTATGACCTAATTTGACTCTTCGCTGtgaattcaaattcaaagttcTCAAAAATCACTATATTCCCTCCCCAACACAATAATGTCACTTTAAAACAACCTGCGATAATTTGTCATCCACATCCATCTCTGCACTTTCGCTTACTGATACTGTATCAACTCTTTCATAATGCTCGCGCCTGCTTTCAATGAATGTCTGTCGATATTCCTCAAACCTCCCCTCTTGGACTGCTTCTCTTATCACGCGAAAGAACATGAGATAGTGGTGTGTATTATGGCTGCAAAATTCGTCATAACAATATTAATGCTAGTGAGTTAAAAGTAGTGAAACCATTATGGCTGTTAAATCACAATTATTTGTAAGTGTTGCTATAAAATAGTAGAGGGAGAAAAAGAGACTGAACAGTTCACTGCTTGCTTGCTTATGATTGAATTTTATCAGAATTGAATAGcctaggaaagaaaattacggtTCCTGATAATTAGCTATAACAAAGGGCGGTTATTATTGACTGAACAAAAAAGAGCATGAACAAAAAAGAGCATGCACTTTTATTCGAGAGAACTCTCCTCAATACTAATCCTTGTGAAAAAAGTTGCTCTGCCTCTCattcattattatatttaagCAATATGCCTTTTTTATTTCTGGTTACTATCTAAACCTCACTACCTAAGcataacctatgaagcacggacactcctgGGTTTAGGCATGTCTGACATGCATCGGACACCAACACTCAGAAGACACGTGTCAGATACCTAACACAAGTATCCCCACCAAAAAAACACTTTGTTCTTCTCTTTGATACGCCATTGATTTTTTCTGGATACTCTTGTATTTTCTCCGGTTTTCATCTCTTTCCCAAATTCTCTTTACAGGTTTTCCTTTTCTGGTTCCTATTTCATTTGTTATGATTTCATCTTCATGCCGTCTGCATGATTATTTGGTGGTCATCTTGAATTCATGATTCTCAATTTAGATCTTTTTGTAAATTTACtgatatttaattttgtgtAATTATACCACACATGCACATGTCGGTATCCTATATTTAATCAAGAGTATCATTGAAGATTTGAAGCAAAGAATTTCATACATTTCAAGCAGAGTTTGTGCCAGCATTTCATGAACATTGTATAAGTGATTGATGTATGCTTTTGTATAATTCTGACATGTATGGCAGGTGCAGTCTCCTAAAATGGGAGTCATGTCTTTCCTGCATGAAAACACAAGGAGAGGAATTAGTAAATAAGATGCTTGTCACTGCTTGGTTTATTTTCAGTTTTCATCTTCAGTTCACttattttcattaataattaaaagaagaaaaacacgtTGCTTTAATCACACATTtcctttttacattttttataagGAGGACGGTAATAGCAACAAAAACTTGTTTGCCGTATtactcgtttttttttttgtcaagtaccCTAGTGGCTCCTGcaaataaaatgtgatgtctctaccaactgagctaaactcaagGGGACCTTGCAACAATCACAACCACTTGCCGTATTACTCTAAAGTCATTAATTAAAGCTTAGGTTTATACTTTATGACACcacataataataaataaataaaaaatagtagtcACGCATCTGAACTCAATAACTTGCGAGTCCAAAGATCTAGTTTCCACATATCATTCCGTATCTGAGGTCACTAATGGTTTATAGCCATGTTTTAAAAATTACCCTTAAGCTGAAATGCCCATTTTCTATCACAGTTTAGTAAAATCTGTGTAAACCACCAACCCAATATTCATATGATCGAATACGAAAAAAGTGCAAAAAGAAGTTAAAAGGAGTAAGTCACCTATAAACTGTTGCTCGCAAATTAATTTTGGTACAGTCACCTCCCATCTGATTTGACTGAAAATTATCTTGATTCCCATTCTTGTCCAATGAAAATGTTAGCGCAAATCCTCCAAGTGTGAGGGTGTAGATGTATCTGAGTCACCATAAAAACCATCTAAACTTTCCGTGACACAATACACCAAAGGTAAATCGGGGTATTgaacaaatgaaaatttgaaatagcTACTTACGTTGAATCAAAAAGATCAATTCCAGCAGCAATCCCCTGCAAGATCTCCTCTGCAAATTTataatcagttttttttttttggtgcaaCAAATTTGTACTATATGTAAACTTAATCAGGAAATAATTcatttcaagatcaaaagtGAATACAATAGTCTTCGAGATAGATAGTGGCATGGTGCATGATATGATGTCAGAGTCTTTGCCAAATAGCTTAAGCTTTGAGATAGATAGTGGCATAGTGCATGATATGATGTCAGAGTCTCTATGACCAAATGGTTTGGAGGTCGACTCTCACCACCCCcatcttttaaaaaaagttgattttcaGCATAATGAAAGTAAGCCAGCGCATTGGCCACACTTCAAGTCCACGGGGCTCTTTCGTAATCATGTATGAATGTAACACTCTTGTTTCTTTCATTAGCCAGTTCATGATATGTGATCAATTCATAATCAATCCATCATcagccaaaataaataaaatgattgaGGTCAATGAACTACTTTTCTCTAACTCGAGGAAATAAAAAGATTAGGAAGAGAAGGAAGTACGGGAGAAGAAGATGGCCACATAACAAGAAAAGAATAAACACATCCATAAAGCAAAGTATGCCATTGAACATGAAATGAATAGTTATGTACCTGGGAGTCCAAGACCACAGATCATGCGTGGCTTTGCATCTGGCAAGACATCCTGAGAATAAGGTAACTTTGTTATATATCAAAAGTTATAACATATGTCGAGGACCAAGTCTCCCCAAAGCATAAACTGCTAGGTAAAAGTTCATCGAAAGTTTTGTATATCTAACTGTTGCAGTTATAGGGTCTAATTTTCAAATCTGTTACTGAGCAGAATTATAAAGGAGAGCTTTGTTTTAGTTATAATTTCTGCATCTATCACATATTAAATGAAATCCAATTTGGATAATGTTTTAATTGAAGTGAACAAGTACCGCAAATTGCACTTACCACAATAGCATGTAGAAGAGCAGGTCGCTCATCAATGGCCTCTCCAAGACCAAATCCTCCAATCCAATAACCTACATGAATAACCAGAGTTCAGTTACCATATATCTACACAAAATATAGGCATTTATAGGTCTCAAATGTATGACATAACACAAAGAGAAAACAACACAACGAGAGCAACAACCAAAGCCTATTAAACGACACCATAATATTCAATCTGATACAACATCGCATGTCCTATAGATGTGCAGTAAAACATTCTCTCATTTGAGTGACTCTCTTCTATAACAAATTACACTTAAAAAGTTCCTCCCCACTAAGATACTTAAACAGTGGGACTTGAGGTACGTATATTTTCTAATCATAGATATACAGaaagcaaaacaattaaaatataactACCCGCTggaaaatcatataaaaaagaCATCACAATGTTGATTTCATCAATAGAAGTTtatatcaaaattgttagaAAATCTGATAAAATCTTCATTATATCTTAACTAGTTTAGAGTATCCTAGATGATATGTTAGGATTTAGTTTAGAGTATCTTCATTATATTTTTCCCTTTGGTCCATCCACACACCACTTACTATGTAGTTACGGGATAACTCGCCTAAAATACAATGTAGCGTGTAGAGATTTGCCTAGACAAACTACATGAATCTATCTGAAGTTCCTAGTTATGAATTGTAATAATAAATAACTTGACAGAAAAATGGCTTATTGGTTATTACGATGGATGAACATGATTATTCAATAATAGGTCCAGGTGATTTGcagaaaataactaaaaaaaacctGCTACATTTCGCTTGGCTACCTCCTCTGCACACCGCTTCCTTTCATCCAAACTTGGGCCTCCCACTATGGCACCAAAGACTGATCCAACAGCCTAAATTTCGAGAGACCAAACTACATTGAATTAGTTAATAGTGCATGATGTAGACAGGAAATTCTattaaatacaaagaaaaatattgCAGGAGCGGGATCAAATATCCAATATCAAATTGATACCACTATATTAAGCAGATTTAATGGCACAATATTGCGATGGCCAAGAGTGGTGATATTTACACATCTCTTTCCTTACACAACTTCCTTGTTAGATGATAAAACAAGGACACCAT encodes:
- the LOC123923207 gene encoding pseudouridine-5'-phosphate glycosidase isoform X2 gives rise to the protein MQPTGVNPAGASINVKVASEVSEALSLGRAVVALESTIISHGMPYPQNLRTAKEVESIVRENGAVPATIAILDGVPCIGLSAEELERLATLGTKAQKTARRDIAYVVARGGNGATTVSATMFLASKVGINVFVTGGIGGVHRHGESTMDISSDITALGRTPIAVICAGVKSILDIPRTLEYLETQGVFVAAYKTNEFPAFFTASSGCKVPCRVDTPEDCASLIEANIKLKLESGILIGVPIPQEHSATGHVIESAINQALNEAREKNISGNAQTPFLLARVNELTGGASLASNIALVKNNACIGAKVAVALAQLRENSKRKQEME
- the LOC123923507 gene encoding queuine tRNA-ribosyltransferase accessory subunit 2-like, encoding MKLFSVKKAWRVRVGALELGGGLSIETPALLISTRKGLPHFIPPDLLPSLPSPDSHLLQVSPIHFLEGLSPATIAKIGGIHKLVGLNEYGIAAVARDSIHSLPECKGATKFGPTFETPCGRLLIKPKDYVEMISCLRPNIWATLADEVPAWVSDKRNKTSVDRTLRWLDDCLALNPAVGSVFGAIVGGPSLDERKRCAEEVAKRNVAGYWIGGFGLGEAIDERPALLHAIVDVLPDAKPRMICGLGLPEEILQGIAAGIDLFDSTYIYTLTLGGFALTFSLDKNGNQDNFQSNQMGGDCTKINLRATVYRKDMTPILGDCTCHTCQNYTKAYINHLYNVHEMLAQTLLEIHNTHHYLMFFRVIREAVQEGRFEEYRQTFIESRREHYERVDTVSVSESAEMDVDDKLSQVVLK
- the LOC123923207 gene encoding pseudouridine-5'-phosphate glycosidase isoform X1, whose protein sequence is MASSAALRITNLRRHLDSADTVNKPTGVNPAGASINVKVASEVSEALSLGRAVVALESTIISHGMPYPQNLRTAKEVESIVRENGAVPATIAILDGVPCIGLSAEELERLATLGTKAQKTARRDIAYVVARGGNGATTVSATMFLASKVGINVFVTGGIGGVHRHGESTMDISSDITALGRTPIAVICAGVKSILDIPRTLEYLETQGVFVAAYKTNEFPAFFTASSGCKVPCRVDTPEDCASLIEANIKLKLESGILIGVPIPQEHSATGHVIESAINQALNEAREKNISGNAQTPFLLARVNELTGGASLASNIALVKNNACIGAKVAVALAQLRENSKRKQEME